The genomic stretch AAATGAAACATGATTTGAGAGTGAGTCTTGGGACTGGCTAGTTGCAGTTCAGGAGTAGAGGGAGCATTTTGCTGATGcggtaggaaaatattttgattagttattatttattcacggAAAACCAAAATTCGCCACAATGAATCAACGCTCGTACACGGACAGAATTCCTAAACACGATTTACCTTCTATGAACACAGACTTTTCTTCTCTTGGTTGAgcttttcaaataaaacttgTCACTTACCTTAAGTCGATCTGCATCGTCTCGGACTGTGTGGGCGGCTTCGCGTGTCCAGCGGAGACTGGATCAGGGATAATTTGCGAAattgtttctctcttttctaAAAGCACGCAGTTTAAAAATTGCGTGACACTATTCACGCACGATTGCTCTGGCGCTGGCAACTGAATTATCGTCTCTGGCTGATTGAATCAAATGTTTTCTATTGATTGTTTACCAGCCCTTCGGAATAGGTCATCATTCTCCGCACTTTTGAATGGTTCTTGTACCTTATTGCGTTCTGTTTTGTCTTTGACTTGAATGGATTCTGTTCCTGTAGAATAAAATTCTCTAAAATGAGATTCCCATTCAATTGCTCAGAGTTTACGAAATTTAACCCTTCTGCCTGCACTACTTCCTTTTCTTAGCTGTTTAGAAATCTTCCTTTTTGGCATCTATAGTGGGATTTTTTGCAAGGTTTTTCAAATGAGAGAACGATAATTCATCAAGGCCAAATAGGGCGCCGGTGGATATACTAAAATCGGTACGGAGATAGTTGAGTAAATTTGCCAGTTTGACTTAGTCACATTGAAggtaataaattttgtcaacTCACAATATAGATTCAACACGATGACaagatttatttaattttagttGAGTCGAAATTACAATGATTGATTATGACAATGAAAACGATGTTATTCAAATAAGACGACAAGCACGGAATTTCGTTAGAATTACATTTCTAGCCTTAATTCTAAAAGATTTTATCAACTATTCTGATTATAGGTTCACGAAGAAGTATACTCGTTAGGAAAAGCATTTAGTCAAATCGCCTCGATTAAAGGAATTTGAAGAACTGCTCTAGTTGGATGACATTTTAGAACTACTCTATTAAAAGAACATGGTTCAACTGCGCTGATTCTGCATATTGCACGCTCTTATTCCTTAATGTGCAGTTTTCTAACGCGCTTCCTAATTATTTGCTTCCATTTTTATGGGAAGATGATCAATACCGAAGACTTACGTACGCTGAGATGATATTTTGGGCCTTTTTATTCGCCCTAACTACCCCTGACCTCTGGGTCCAGCGTAGTGGGTTAGTTACACCCACACCGGCCATTTCCACGGGTGCAGGTAAGAATTTCCGTACTTGCATCAGACATACAAAGATAACTTATTCTGGCCTTCGGTCGTCATTTTCCAAACAGACACCACTTGAAAAAGGCTTTATTACGCTGCGCGTGCACGCCGGTTCCTGCATGTCCGAAAATACCGTAAAGGTGATTTTCGGGCATCTGGTTTGTCTTAACAAACTGTTGTTTGGCGCTGAACACGTTTTGCTGAAGTGTTGATGAGATGAATAATCGAAACCATGAAAGCCATTGTAAAAGAGAAAATGCTTTGACCGTTAGCTTGTGATATTTAAAGGATGCCACTCGTTCTCTGGTGTGGTCTTTTTGGTACGCACGTGCACGTCGTCTGTTTGGATTCGGACTGccgttaatattatttaactATAAGGTTAacataaacaaaaataactaTTCCATAAACGATTCGAAGATAAAAGAAACCGCATGCATGCAATGCATACggaaatttgaagtaaaataTAAGAATGACTTAAAACGAAATTATAAAGGTTACAAGTatgcgaaaataatatatcaatCCATGGAATTGAATAGGTGATGTAAAACGAAGTTGATATTCAGAGGCGTTGGGCATCAAAGATGCGACACCATATTTGGCAAGGTAATGCTACGCTGAAGGAACTACTATCCTAAACAATGAAGAATTATCGAAAAATGACTAAACAACCGAAAAGTCAGTCGTACGAGACTTCCAGCGTAGGtcttttacttttcaattatCCACGGGTTTTACTCATTTAGAACACTCAGTTGGCTGTCAGATGTGGACGCTGGCCTGCCTGAAATTTCAGTACGTAAAGGTGCGAAAGAGTCACGTATTGTTCAAGTATAAGACATACCTACCTGCATGTTTTCAGTTCACTCCTACGTAAAAGATTTCGAATCCTATAACCAACACTTTCGGTACAAGTTCTTGACCAATCCAGAATTCCCATCACGCACAATCGTCGACCAATACGAAAAATCAACCACCCAACAAGCTCCTGCACACTTCACATATCCGAAAATCTTCCAGATTCCTTCTTCGATCATCGCCTAAAAAGTCAGTTCTCGTCAAGAcctgaaaacaaaaagttaaTACACGCGCAGTACTCAAGTCAACACAAACCTCCTAACGATTTCAAGTCTTAACCGAATATCTCAACCTAACTAACCATCAAGTCATCTACTTATTAATCCCTCTAACAAACAACTATTTCTATCTCCGGCAAATTCAACGGATCAACCAATAGATAATATTAACGTCATTGCAATAAcgatttaaatttataaactaCTGCCAATAATACAACTTGTAATCTTGTAACCAAATATCGTAGCTTCGACGTGTAAATAAATAGTTAGGTTTCTCAAAAATCGATTCAACGAATAATCCCCAATTAAATAGCCTCGCTCTACCAAAGTCTCGTGAGGGACAATAAATTATAGTTGTATTTCTTGGGACTGACCGTCGGCTCGCATTGTTTGTTTTTGAACGCCCTTTAGTTCTCCCTCAGCTGCTTGCGGTACTTGGCGAAACGCATGGCTATGATCCAGCAGACGCGCGTCTTCTCGTTATCAAAAGCGATGCACCGGAAGTCATTCCCGGCCGTTCCTTCAGTCTCCGCGTTGGCGGTCGGTCTCAAACAGATGCCCAACTCGGTAGGGGCGCAAAATTGTTTCTTGGCGTTCAGGGTCCAGTAGACGTGGTAGTCCGTAAGATGGGCCAGCACCTCGAGCTGTTCCAGACTGGATGCGAGGGAACGTCTGGGAGTTCCGCCGGAACCGTATCAGAGGGAACGTTTGGGAGTTGCGCCAGCACCGGATGACCGGAAGCGCTTGGTAGTTGAGGTGGAACTCCCTGACGGAGAATCTGCATGTCGCCATTGTCGTATCACACGGCTGACTAAATGTACCTTCGGCGAGCAGTAAGGCTTGCTGTAACGAAGCACCATGTAAATCTTGGTCCACACGTTCTTACCTGCATCTCGAATCCAGGCCGTGCTGAATATGGAAGGACACTTCCAAGTAGTAGTAAGCAGGTTCTGCATCACCGCGTGCCTATTCGCAGAAGGTCCTCCGAACTCGCGACTTTCGAAGTCAACCATATCGTCAGGAAAGAATTGCTTAGGATCGTGGTAGAATTCATACTTCCGGGTATCCTGTCGGAATAGAAATCGGTTTAGGGTATTCGGAGCGTAGATTTCCATGTCTCCGTGAACGTTGAGGACATCTTCGTGATCTTCCAAACTCCTCTCCAATCCAAGGTCAGACCAGGATTACAAGTTGatctgttgaattttttacatacatatacatatatgaagACAGGCATAAAAGAAAACGTACTATGTTCGACATTTCTCATAAAATAGGTGTATAGTTCATTCGCAAATGAATtaagcaaattcaaaaaattcttataaCGGAACAATTAACATGACAAAACGACACTATCAGGAGTTACATGATACATACATCATTAGTATTACACATAGATTTAGACTCTATCTATATCTGCGTCTACTTAAGATATCTCTAGGTCTTACTCATCTATAAACTAggataaaacaaatttcattcctTACTTGTTGATCGCACATCTCTGATAAAATCGTACGACTTGTGATCCTGGTCTGAACTTGGATTGGAAAGGAGTTTGGAAGATCACGAAGATGTCCTCAGCGTTCACGGAGACATGGGAATCTACGCTCCGAATACACTAAACCGATTTCTATTCCGACAGGATACCCGGAAGTATGAATTCTACCACGATCCTAAGCAATTCTTTCCCGACGATATGGTTGACTTCGAAAGTCGCGAGTTCGGAGGACCTTCTGCGAATAGGCACGCGGTGATGCAGAACCTGCTTACTACTACTTGGAAGTGTCCTTCCATATTCAGCACGGCCTGGATTCGAGATGCAGGTAAGAACGTGTGGACCAAGATTTACATGGTGCTTCGTTACAGCAAGCCTTACTGCTCGCCGAAGGCACATTTAGTCAGCCGTGTGATACGACAATGGCGACATGCAGATTCTCCGTCAGGGAGTTCCACCTCAACTACCAAGCGCTTCCGGTCATCCGGTGCTGGCGCAACTCCCAAACGTTCCCTCTGATACGGTTCCGGCGGAACTCCCAGACGTTCCCTCGCATCCAGTCTGGAACAGCTCGAGGTGTTGGCCCATCTTACGGACTACCACGTCTACTGGACCTTGAACGCCAAGAAACAATTTTGCGCCCCTACCGAGTTGGGCATCTGTTTGAGACCGACCGCCAACGCGGAGACTGAAGGAACGGCCGGGAATGACTTCCGGTGCATCGCTTTTGATAACGAGAAGACGCGCGTCTGCTGGATCATAGCCATGCGTCTTGCCAAGTACCGCAAGCAGCTGCGGGAGAACTACAGGGCGTTCAAAAACAAACAATGCGAGCCGACGGTCAGTCCCAAGAAATACAACTATAATTTATTGTCCCTCACGACACTTTGGTGGAGCGAGGCTATTTAATTGGGGATTATTCGTTGAATCGATTTTTGTGAAACCTAACTATTTATTTACACGTCGAAGCTACGATATTTGGTTACAAGATTACAAGTTGTATTATTCGCAGgagtttataaatttaaatcgTTATTGCAATGACGTTAATATTATCTATTGGTTGATCCGTTGAATTTGCCGGAGATAGAAATAGTTGTTTGTTAGAAGGATTAATAAGTAGATGACTTGATGGTTAGTTAGGTTGAGATATTCGGTTAAGACTTGAAATTGTTAGGTGGTTCGTGTTGACTTGAGTACTGCGCGTGTATTAACTTTTTGTTCTCAGGTCTTGACGAGAACTGACTTTTTAGGTGATGATCGAAGAAAGAATCTGGAAGATTTTCGGATATGTGAAGGGTGCAGGAGCTTGTTGGGTGGTTGATTTTTCGTATTGGTCGATGATTGTGCGTGATGGGAATTTTGGATTGGTCAAGAACTTGTACCGAAAGTGTTGGTTATAGGATTCGAAATCTCTTACGTAGGAGTGAACTGAGAACATGCAGGTAGGTATGTCTTATACTTGAACAATACGCGACTCTTTCGCACCTTTACGTACTTAAATTTCAGGCAGGCCAGCGTCCACATCTGACAGCCAACTGAGTGTTGTAAATGAGTAAAGCCCGTGGATAATTGAGAAGTGAAAGACCTACGCTGGAAGTCTCGTACGACTGACTTTACGCTTGTATAGACATTTTTCGATAAGTCTTCATTGTTTAGGGTCGTACTTCCTTCAGCGCAGCATTACTTTGCCTGACATGGTGTCGCATCCTCGATGTCCAACGCCCCTGAATATTAGCTTTATTTTACATCACCTATTCAATTCCATGGATGGATATATTCTTTTCACGTACTTGTAACCTTTATAATTTCGTTTTAAGtcattcttttattttacttcaaatttccGTATGCATTGCACGCATACGGTTTCTTTCATCTTCGAATCGTTTCTAGGAAcagctatttttttttatcttaactttataattaaataatattatcggCAGTGCGAATACAAACAGATTACGTGCACATGCGGACCAACAAGACTATTTGGTCGTCGAATGTTCAAGGTCGTAGTTCCTTTAGCGCAGCATTACCTTGCGAGATGTGTGACTTTTGCCTTTTCTAGATGGCTTGACCAGCTAACTTGTGATTTACCTTCCGTGGAAGTACCAACCGAAAAAGGATATATAGATTAAGACGATACTATTTATATTGAAGAAATTGTGTCGATACACAAAATACTCCTCCGGTTGAGAGACGTGCGATCAACAAGTAACgaaagaaatttgttttatctTAGTTTATAGATGAGTAAGAACTAGAGATATCTTAAGTAGACGCAGATATAGATAGAGTCTAAAGCTACGTGTAATACTAATGATGTATGTATCACGTCACTCCTGATAGTCTCGTTTTGTCATTTTAATTGTTCTGTtataagaattttaaaaattttcctaatCAATTTGCGAAtgaattatatgtatacacccGGACGTATTTGTGAGATAGACTGCTGACGTGAGGCCACCTGTCCCTTTTTATCTCTCTGCGCATGCGCTCTGCCGAGTAAACCATGCGGTAGATAACCTAACTCAATAGTTAGTCCTCTCTGCCCTGAGCGTTTGGCGTGACTTTTTGTGATTTTGTTCAGGACTTATTGcgaataaaatgataaattctgaaatgataacttttcaaaatcaatcgCGGGACTTGAggaaaatcgatgaaattttttaattacacttGTGTGAATTTACAGAGTGAAAATGGTGCGCAATCGTTGTTTCAAGGAATGTTATTATTCCACTGAGCGATTTTACGTAAGTTTTTGATCAGACTGTATGACAAGGACAGGTGGCCTCAcgaatttctctctctctctcgcacagAACCGAGAGCCCAGTGCCCCTTCCACTATAGTTATATTTCAGTGGGGAGCACCACACCGCTCACAACGAAGCATCTCGAAGCTGCGCAAAGGGCGAAACTGCGATCTAACGTCAAGCTCTGCGCCGCGATGCTCCGAcaggtgcgcgtcgagttgcgcaatctacgaaatcgatgacggatcgattattgggtattcttgtgggtatgacgtcacgtacGGCATACCGTACCGAGATCGGTGTTGCGGCCGGTCGTCGATTTTGAaatcactctagttctggcgatcGTGCGAGATAATCGCGAAATCATAAAGTTTCGTTAACGAGTTCGCTTTTTGTAGTCTTGCGAAAAATAGCACCACCGAAATATCACGAGGGGGTTGGAGAATTCGTGGCGTGGATATGGAACGGTAAGTGTTTCTAGTATCCTCGCGAcagaatttttgagaaaaattgagtaaaggcttgccgagtaacggatagccATTTTGGATCTGCGTTATCGAACATGTACTCGAAATTCATtcgccgattcttttgcttggtgaCGGCAggccgtagcctgagtttgGCGTTATGGAGTTGAGTAAATCTTGAGTAGTTGAGAATGTTGAGTGGAGTCACGGTTTTGAGTCGAGTCTTTctcgtttttaaatttacgtaCAGTATCGAATTCCGCTGTACAGTGTCGAGTCGCGAATTGCCGAAATGGAGTACTCGAATTAGCGAATATCGTTTTTGAGGACTTTGAGAAAGTTTCGAGTTCAAATGCGTTGAGATTTCGGTTAGTTGAGTCTCGGTTTAGTTGAGATTGTCTATAGTTGAGGTTGCGTTTTCGTTGTGTCTATTTTGGTAGAGGTTGAAATGAGAAGTTCGTGTTATTGAGTTTTGGTTGCGTCTGGATTATGATTGCGTTTAAGAATTTGTTTAGTTGAGTTTCGCGTAATGTTGAGCTCTATAGTTTTTGTTTAGCTGAGCCAAGtaaagaataagaataacataaaacaatttttaggtTTAATCGGTAATTATCGACGCTTCATAccaaatttcttcaaaatagcAAAACCTTTGACAGAACTGTTGGAAAAAGATGTGAAATTCCTTTGGAAAGACGCAGAAGAAGACGCATTCAGCCAATTACGAGATAAACCGTTCGAAAATCCAATACTTCAACATCCTGATTTTACCAAACACTTTATTGTAACGACAGATGCATCAGGAATCCCCATAGGAGGTGTATTAAATCAAGGTACAGTAGGAAAAGATTGGCCAATAGCATATGATATCTAGATTACTAAAGAAGGCAGAAAGAAACTATTCAACAATCGAAAAGGAATTATTGGCTATAGTTTATACGGTAAACTACTTCAGACCACACTTATATGGacagattaaaaattttaaagggATAATTGACCGTTGCAGTTATTTATAATTGGGTAAGGATAATTGTATCTAAGCAGGCCATTCGAGTTAATTATATTAGTTTTCAAATAGAACTAAGATCCTGATGGAACAATTGCAGAATATAAACCAGCCAAATATATATGCTTTGTTCTAGAATGAGGATACCGCCTGTACACCCGCCCTCTGAAGTTTCGTTTGCAGTAAACCCAATGATGGACGACTTAATGATGAAAAGTAGTGGAAatgctgaggaaaaaataGTGAAAGCCCCCTACCCAGTCGGCACTTTAGAGGACCATTTAAATATCGAATTAGTCCGGCAAGGAATTTCAAACTCTCGGCTCTATCGCGTGATATTCTATTTCGAAATTGATGTTACAGAAGCAGTTCCTTTATTCGAAACAatcgaaaattcataaaactcACTTGTCATGATCCACTGTGAAAAAACTTCATTTgcacaaaaatcaaaaaatcattacagATTGGAGAGTGTACAAGACACATGTACT from Neodiprion virginianus isolate iyNeoVirg1 chromosome 3, iyNeoVirg1.1, whole genome shotgun sequence encodes the following:
- the LOC124299606 gene encoding growth factor receptor-bound protein 10-like, whose product is MGIYAPNTLNRFLFRQDTRKYEFYHDPKQFFPDDMVDFESREFGGPSANRHAVMQNLLTTTWKCPSIFSTAWIRDAGKNVWTKIYMVLRYSKPYCSPKAHLVSRVIRQWRHADSPRSLASSLEQLEVLAHLTDYHVYWTLNAKKQFCAPTELGICLRPTANAETEGTAGNDFRCIAFDNEKTRVCWIIAMRLAKYRKQLRENYRAFKNKQCEPTVSPKKYNYNLLSLTTLWWSEAI